One part of the Candidatus Micrarchaeia archaeon genome encodes these proteins:
- a CDS encoding ACT domain-containing protein translates to MIKEIILLAKDRLGLVADVSYVLAKEKINIEQINVSVVDEKAIIMLGVASAKHEKAKVALERNGFEILPAKSIVVRLDDTPGTLAEVSRKLSGAKVNVLNIHILGKKDGSVFDSIVVDRPREARKVLGSAVVNESEWTR, encoded by the coding sequence ATGATAAAGGAGATAATACTGCTAGCCAAGGACAGGCTGGGCCTGGTGGCCGACGTTTCCTACGTGCTTGCAAAGGAGAAGATAAACATAGAGCAAATAAACGTCAGCGTGGTTGACGAGAAGGCAATCATCATGCTCGGCGTGGCAAGCGCGAAGCATGAGAAGGCCAAGGTGGCGCTGGAGCGCAACGGCTTCGAAATCCTGCCCGCGAAATCCATAGTGGTGAGGCTGGACGACACGCCCGGCACGCTGGCCGAAGTGTCCAGGAAGCTAAGCGGTGCGAAGGTGAACGTGCTGAACATCCACATACTGGGCAAGAAGGACGGGAGCGTTTTTGATTCAATTGTCGTGGACCGGCCCAGGGAGGCCAGGAAAGTGCTCGGCAGCGCGGTCGTTAACGAGAGCGAGTGGACCCGATGA